From the genome of Halomonas sp. MCCC 1A13316, one region includes:
- a CDS encoding TRAP transporter large permease: protein MLTLSLATILTLALLLGSGVWIAFALIGTAWIALAFFSSFEPGPILASDFWGASYGWDLTALPMFIWMGEILFRSGLADNMFRGLSPWLNRVPGRLLHTNIIGSGMFAAVCGSSAATCATVGKMTLPELERRGYDSNMAIGTLASASTLGLLIPPSIVLIVYGVVTEQSISRLFMAGIGPGLMILALFMSYLVVWSLFRGNRLGLTGQDESGLPLAKKLHQTLELVPILLLIGGIIVSIYGGLASPTEAAAVGVVLSMLIARWNGSFDAAIFRDSLFAAVRTACMIAFIIAAASFLTSAMGFTQVPMQLARAIGEMGLSPTMLLIALTLLLLVMGCFLDGISLILLVTAIIMPLVNAAGFDLIWFGIYLVIVVEMSQITPPVGFNLFVIQGLTGKDILTITRATLPFFLLMLVAIALMHLFPGIALYLPQTMTR, encoded by the coding sequence GTGCTGACACTCAGCCTGGCCACTATTCTCACGCTGGCTCTCCTGCTGGGCAGCGGGGTGTGGATCGCCTTCGCCCTGATCGGTACCGCCTGGATCGCGCTGGCCTTCTTCAGCTCCTTTGAGCCGGGCCCAATACTCGCCTCCGACTTCTGGGGCGCCAGTTACGGCTGGGACCTGACCGCCTTGCCGATGTTCATCTGGATGGGCGAGATACTGTTCCGCTCGGGACTCGCCGACAATATGTTCCGCGGCCTGTCGCCATGGCTCAACCGCGTGCCGGGACGCCTGCTGCACACCAACATCATCGGCAGCGGCATGTTCGCTGCCGTGTGCGGTTCGTCGGCGGCCACCTGCGCCACCGTGGGCAAGATGACCCTGCCGGAGCTGGAGCGCCGTGGCTACGACAGCAACATGGCCATCGGCACCCTGGCCAGCGCCTCCACGCTGGGCCTATTGATTCCCCCCTCGATCGTGCTGATCGTCTATGGCGTGGTCACCGAGCAGTCGATCTCGCGGCTGTTCATGGCCGGCATCGGCCCGGGGCTGATGATACTGGCGCTATTCATGAGCTATCTGGTGGTCTGGTCGTTGTTCCGCGGCAACCGCCTTGGCCTCACGGGCCAGGACGAGTCCGGACTGCCGCTGGCCAAGAAGCTGCATCAGACCCTGGAACTGGTGCCGATTCTGCTGCTGATCGGCGGCATCATCGTCTCGATCTACGGCGGGCTAGCCTCGCCCACCGAGGCGGCTGCGGTCGGCGTCGTGCTATCGATGCTGATCGCACGCTGGAACGGCAGCTTCGATGCAGCCATCTTCAGGGATTCGCTGTTCGCCGCCGTCCGTACCGCCTGCATGATTGCCTTCATCATCGCCGCGGCCTCGTTCCTGACTTCGGCCATGGGCTTTACCCAGGTACCGATGCAACTGGCACGCGCCATCGGCGAGATGGGCCTATCGCCGACCATGCTGCTGATCGCGCTGACCCTGCTGCTGCTGGTGATGGGTTGCTTCCTCGACGGCATCTCGCTGATCCTGCTGGTCACTGCCATTATCATGCCGCTGGTCAACGCCGCCGGCTTCGACCTGATCTGGTTCGGCATCTATCTCGTCATCGTGGTCGAGATGTCGCAGATCACGCCGCCGGTGGGCTTCAATCTGTTCGTGATCCAGGGTCTGACGGGCAAGGACATACTGACCATCACCAGGGCCACGCTGCCCTTCTTCCTGCTGATGCTGGTCGCGATCGCGCTGATGCACCTGTTCCCTGGGATTGCCCTCTACCTACCCCAGACCATGACCCGCTGA
- a CDS encoding TRAP transporter small permease, translating into MTFKFNALYRLGAWGAAACMVAICTLVALQVTFRLVDALLVLVGLSRLGFGITGLSEIAAYLLVGATFLGLAYTFVHHAHIRVTLLIGRLPSALRAWFEVFCLSVALVLSVLLSYGLVEIIRESLEFNDVSSGFLSIPLWIPQTALLVGVVLLCLALTEALVQTLRIAIREPGSFREATASDDSETH; encoded by the coding sequence ATGACTTTCAAGTTCAACGCACTTTATCGCCTGGGTGCCTGGGGCGCGGCCGCCTGCATGGTGGCGATCTGTACCCTGGTTGCCCTGCAGGTCACCTTCCGCCTGGTCGATGCCCTGCTTGTGCTGGTTGGCCTGAGCCGCCTTGGCTTCGGCATCACCGGCCTCTCCGAGATCGCTGCCTACCTGCTGGTCGGCGCCACCTTCCTGGGTCTCGCCTACACCTTCGTTCACCACGCGCATATCCGCGTGACCCTATTGATCGGTCGCTTGCCCTCGGCGCTGCGCGCCTGGTTCGAGGTTTTCTGTCTTTCGGTTGCCCTCGTCCTCAGTGTGCTACTGAGCTACGGACTCGTCGAGATCATTCGCGAGAGCCTGGAATTCAACGACGTCTCCTCCGGCTTCCTGTCGATCCCGCTCTGGATTCCCCAGACTGCCCTGCTCGTTGGCGTCGTCCTGCTCTGCCTGGCACTGACGGAGGCGCTGGTGCAGACGCTACGGATCGCTATTCGCGAACCGGGTAGCTTTCGTGAAGCGACTGCTTCTGACGACAGCGAAACTCACTGA
- a CDS encoding TRAP transporter substrate-binding protein encodes MNNILSRSLLLATACGLSAAATAAEWTMATPYGDASFHTQNVKQFAEDVAEATDGELTINVHSGGSLVAHGEIKSSVRRGTIEAGEVFLSTLSNEDPIFEVDTLPGVAGSYDEAYQLWETTKPVIEELFANQGLKPLYAVAWPAQGIYTDFELTDPGQFEGLRVRAPNINTQRFVDYLGGSPTETEEADIPTAFSTGRVDAMITSSSTGNSMTAWDYVSHYTDANLWLPKNIVFINQRAFDRLDEPTQEALLEAAARAEERGWQMSRDDNQASLEALQENGITVSEPNEEVAAALQEAGDQLFSSWQERASEQSMQVLEEYQQQRDN; translated from the coding sequence ATGAACAATATCCTGTCCCGTTCTCTGCTGCTGGCGACCGCCTGCGGCCTTTCCGCTGCGGCCACCGCCGCCGAATGGACCATGGCGACCCCCTATGGCGATGCCAGTTTCCATACCCAGAATGTGAAGCAGTTTGCCGAGGATGTGGCCGAGGCCACCGACGGAGAGCTGACCATCAACGTCCACAGCGGCGGTTCGCTAGTAGCCCATGGAGAAATCAAGTCATCGGTGCGGCGTGGCACCATCGAGGCCGGTGAGGTCTTCCTCTCGACTCTGTCCAACGAGGATCCGATCTTCGAGGTCGACACCCTGCCAGGGGTTGCCGGCAGCTACGACGAAGCCTACCAACTGTGGGAAACCACAAAGCCTGTGATCGAGGAGCTGTTCGCCAACCAGGGTTTGAAACCGCTGTATGCCGTGGCCTGGCCGGCCCAAGGTATTTATACCGACTTCGAACTGACCGATCCGGGACAGTTCGAGGGACTTCGCGTCCGCGCACCGAATATCAATACCCAGCGCTTCGTCGACTACCTGGGCGGTAGCCCCACCGAGACCGAGGAAGCCGACATTCCTACTGCCTTCAGCACCGGCCGGGTGGATGCCATGATCACCTCGAGCTCCACCGGAAATTCGATGACGGCATGGGATTATGTCTCCCACTACACCGACGCCAACCTGTGGCTGCCCAAGAACATCGTCTTCATCAACCAGCGTGCCTTCGATCGCCTCGATGAGCCGACCCAGGAGGCACTGCTGGAAGCGGCTGCACGAGCCGAGGAGCGCGGCTGGCAGATGAGCCGTGACGACAACCAGGCCAGCCTCGAGGCGTTGCAAGAGAATGGCATTACCGTCTCCGAGCCCAACGAGGAAGTGGCCGCCGCCCTGCAGGAGGCAGGCGATCAGCTGTTCTCCTCATGGCAGGAGCGTGCCAGCGAGCAATCCATGCAGGTGCTCGAGGAGTACCAGCAGCAGCGCGACAACTGA
- a CDS encoding LysR family transcriptional regulator: protein MLDFKELEAFVWAVRLGSFRKAAERLHLTQPSISERISRLEGSVGEVLLERSARPIQPTMRGREFFVHAERLLQQRDEALRLFDDEENYSAPLRLGAIETIAHSWLPDFMRALTQRYPRLTIELSVDYSPALNQRLAGNDLDILLAMNGYLDPERIDQVSLSPYEMGMFVSPDHVEMLTARPDSWLVGLPFISFGKKARPYEELIDYLARQGLEHPRIHSVSTLMTIVRMTMEGLGIGALPVATVLDEWRSGKLYRLELPCALPDMHYDVIWRPASHPRFCRSVGLLAQECAERYARSRRDDMAHSDFPGRWVRPERPTTHPLAT from the coding sequence ATGCTTGATTTCAAAGAGCTGGAGGCTTTCGTCTGGGCGGTCAGGCTGGGTTCCTTCCGCAAGGCGGCGGAACGCCTGCACCTGACGCAGCCCTCTATCTCGGAGCGCATCTCGCGCCTGGAGGGCAGCGTCGGAGAGGTGCTGCTGGAGCGCTCCGCCAGGCCCATCCAGCCGACCATGCGCGGTCGCGAGTTCTTTGTGCATGCGGAGCGGCTGCTGCAGCAGCGCGACGAAGCACTGAGACTCTTCGATGACGAAGAGAACTACTCCGCTCCTCTGCGCCTGGGCGCCATCGAAACCATCGCCCATAGCTGGCTGCCCGATTTCATGCGCGCCCTGACGCAGCGTTATCCGCGGCTCACCATCGAGCTGAGCGTCGACTATTCTCCGGCGCTCAACCAGCGGCTGGCCGGCAACGACCTCGATATCCTGCTTGCCATGAACGGTTATCTCGATCCTGAGCGCATCGACCAGGTATCGCTCAGCCCTTACGAGATGGGCATGTTCGTCTCACCGGATCATGTCGAGATGTTGACTGCCCGTCCCGATAGCTGGCTGGTCGGGTTGCCGTTCATCTCCTTCGGCAAGAAGGCGCGACCTTATGAGGAACTGATCGATTACCTGGCACGGCAGGGGCTGGAGCACCCACGCATTCACAGCGTGAGTACCCTGATGACCATCGTGCGAATGACCATGGAGGGCCTTGGCATCGGTGCCTTGCCCGTCGCCACCGTGCTTGACGAGTGGCGCAGCGGCAAGCTGTACCGCCTGGAACTGCCATGTGCCCTACCCGACATGCACTACGACGTGATATGGCGTCCGGCCAGCCATCCGCGTTTCTGTCGTAGCGTTGGGCTGCTGGCCCAGGAATGTGCCGAACGCTACGCAAGATCGCGCCGCGACGACATGGCTCACAGCGATTTTCCCGGCCGTTGGGTGCGGCCAGAACGTCCCACGACACACCCACTGGCAACATGA
- a CDS encoding VOC family protein, with the protein MAVKDPFHLAIQVHDIEEARRFYGDFLGCPEGRSSDSWVDFNLFGHQFVCHLNPALKDNPVASHKNPVDGHGVPVPHFGVVLEMQAWESLAQKLRDHGVKFVIEPYIRFKGEAGEQATMFFYDPSGNALEFKAFKNREEQLFKKA; encoded by the coding sequence ATGGCGGTCAAAGATCCTTTCCACCTGGCCATTCAGGTTCACGACATCGAAGAGGCACGCCGCTTCTACGGCGACTTCCTCGGCTGCCCCGAAGGGCGCTCATCGGACAGCTGGGTGGACTTCAATCTGTTCGGACATCAATTCGTCTGCCATCTCAACCCAGCCCTGAAGGACAACCCGGTTGCCAGCCACAAGAATCCCGTCGATGGCCATGGGGTGCCGGTGCCGCATTTCGGTGTAGTGCTGGAAATGCAGGCGTGGGAAAGCCTGGCCCAAAAGCTGAGGGATCACGGCGTGAAGTTCGTGATCGAGCCCTATATCCGCTTCAAGGGCGAAGCCGGTGAGCAGGCCACCATGTTCTTCTACGATCCTTCCGGTAACGCTCTGGAGTTCAAGGCCTTCAAGAACCGTGAAGAACAGCTGTTCAAGAAGGCCTGA
- a CDS encoding 5-oxoprolinase subunit PxpA produces the protein MAVPLLNCDMGESFGNYSLGLDSEVMPHVDCANIACGYHASDPHVMRRTVRLAVKHGVRVGAHPAYPDLVGFGRRSMACSPAEVEDMMLYQIGALAGICQAEGTAIRYVKPHGALYNDMARDPELLRAVMRAVRSFDPGLPLMLMATADPVPSRQLARAMDVTIWFETFADRAYDANGHLVSRRLPGAVHHDQAIIVEQAVRLAKGEPLRSADGTELELPCDTLCVHGDNPESVAAVRAIREAFEALKTT, from the coding sequence ATGGCCGTTCCCCTGCTCAACTGCGACATGGGCGAAAGCTTCGGCAACTATTCGCTGGGGCTCGACAGTGAGGTCATGCCTCATGTCGATTGCGCCAACATTGCCTGCGGCTATCACGCCTCGGACCCGCACGTGATGCGCCGCACGGTACGGCTTGCGGTGAAGCATGGGGTGAGGGTGGGGGCGCATCCTGCTTATCCCGACCTGGTGGGGTTCGGACGCCGCTCCATGGCCTGTTCTCCCGCGGAAGTCGAGGACATGATGCTCTACCAGATAGGTGCGCTGGCCGGTATTTGCCAGGCGGAAGGGACCGCCATTCGCTACGTCAAGCCGCATGGCGCGCTGTATAACGACATGGCCCGCGACCCCGAGCTGCTGCGTGCCGTCATGCGGGCGGTACGCAGCTTCGATCCAGGCCTGCCGCTGATGCTGATGGCCACGGCCGATCCCGTGCCGAGCCGCCAGTTGGCTCGAGCAATGGATGTTACCATCTGGTTCGAAACCTTTGCCGACCGGGCCTACGATGCCAATGGTCATCTCGTCTCACGTCGCTTGCCGGGAGCGGTGCATCACGACCAGGCGATCATCGTCGAACAGGCGGTGCGCCTGGCAAAGGGCGAGCCGCTTCGTTCAGCGGATGGCACCGAGCTCGAGCTGCCCTGCGACACTCTTTGCGTACACGGCGACAATCCCGAGTCGGTGGCGGCGGTACGGGCCATCCGCGAGGCCTTCGAGGCGCTGAAGACGACGTGA
- a CDS encoding 5-oxoprolinase subunit B family protein — MRPRIETAAMDSLMVRLFDTIDEKNMPWILAADRALREAFGQWLIDLVPSYTTLLLHYDCLSLTHAEALQHIGRVLDRLEPAAAEHGTYHEIPVWYDPSVGPELARVAERAGLAVDEVIRRHCARDYYVFALGFAPGYGFMGLVEEALATPRLNTPRRRVPAGSVAIAERQTAIYPLQSPGGWNILGRTAVPLFEHARRGEPLLLPGDRVCFMAISRDEFERQGGDTTPLESAS, encoded by the coding sequence ATTCGACCGCGCATCGAAACGGCCGCCATGGACTCTCTCATGGTGCGCCTGTTCGACACTATCGACGAAAAGAACATGCCCTGGATTCTCGCTGCCGATCGGGCGCTTCGCGAGGCCTTCGGGCAATGGTTGATCGACCTCGTGCCTTCCTACACCACGCTGCTGCTGCACTACGATTGCCTGAGCCTGACGCACGCGGAGGCACTGCAGCACATCGGGCGTGTGCTTGATCGGCTTGAGCCGGCCGCTGCCGAGCATGGGACGTACCACGAAATCCCGGTCTGGTATGACCCCAGCGTCGGCCCGGAACTGGCACGCGTGGCTGAACGGGCGGGGCTGGCGGTCGACGAGGTTATCCGGCGTCATTGTGCTCGCGACTATTACGTCTTTGCGCTCGGCTTCGCGCCCGGTTACGGCTTCATGGGACTGGTGGAAGAGGCACTGGCTACGCCGCGCCTGAATACGCCGCGGCGGCGGGTACCCGCCGGCAGCGTCGCCATCGCCGAACGCCAGACCGCCATCTATCCGCTGCAGTCGCCGGGTGGGTGGAACATCCTGGGGCGCACCGCCGTACCGCTGTTCGAGCATGCTCGCCGCGGCGAGCCACTGCTACTCCCGGGTGACCGGGTGTGCTTCATGGCGATTTCTCGTGACGAGTTCGAGCGGCAGGGCGGCGACACCACACCGCTGGAGAGCGCTTCATGA
- a CDS encoding biotin-dependent carboxyltransferase family protein has translation MNRVVSHTLRVVQEGPLALVVDSGRFGVRHLGVTQGGAADWVSFSWANWLLGNVPNAAALEIVIGGGLTLEAEQDATLALAGADLEARLDDRPLTPGSTFRIAAGQRLTFRQPRQGLRAYLAVPGGFDAPEVLGSRSATPREQLGGHLGDGSALKNGNRLEWSGQQAPERRLPFDPAKGITLVGQQLALVPGSQIGHFTGVSLYRAFNAPWRIDDRADRMGIRLRGPELHCRLGSLISEGIPLGAVQVPPDGQPIVLLNDRQTIGGYPRLGALTPLSTARLAQCLPGEEVRLIATSHEQALAMHRSCLNEFRRDG, from the coding sequence ATGAATCGTGTCGTGTCGCATACCCTGCGCGTCGTGCAGGAGGGCCCCCTGGCGCTTGTCGTGGATAGCGGGCGCTTCGGTGTGCGTCACCTGGGGGTTACCCAGGGCGGCGCCGCCGACTGGGTCTCCTTCTCCTGGGCCAACTGGTTACTGGGCAATGTTCCGAACGCCGCAGCGCTGGAGATCGTGATTGGCGGTGGCTTGACGCTGGAGGCGGAGCAGGATGCGACCCTGGCCTTGGCGGGGGCGGATCTGGAGGCCCGCCTGGACGACCGTCCACTCACACCCGGTTCGACCTTTCGTATCGCTGCGGGGCAGCGCCTGACCTTTCGCCAGCCGCGTCAAGGCCTGCGAGCCTATCTGGCCGTGCCAGGCGGGTTCGATGCACCGGAGGTGCTGGGTAGCCGCAGTGCCACACCGAGGGAACAACTGGGCGGACACCTGGGTGACGGCAGCGCATTGAAAAACGGCAACCGGCTCGAATGGAGCGGGCAGCAGGCGCCGGAGCGTCGTCTGCCGTTCGACCCGGCCAAGGGTATTACGCTGGTGGGGCAGCAATTGGCGCTGGTACCCGGGTCGCAGATCGGTCATTTCACCGGGGTGAGTCTCTATCGTGCCTTCAACGCACCGTGGCGCATTGACGACCGTGCCGACCGCATGGGGATCAGGCTGCGTGGGCCCGAGCTTCACTGCCGGTTGGGTAGCTTGATCTCCGAGGGGATTCCTCTCGGGGCAGTGCAGGTGCCACCGGACGGACAGCCCATCGTGTTGCTCAACGATCGCCAGACCATAGGCGGTTACCCCCGCTTGGGGGCGCTGACTCCATTATCCACAGCGCGCCTGGCACAGTGTCTGCCTGGAGAAGAAGTGAGACTGATAGCCACGTCCCACGAGCAAGCGCTGGCGATGCATCGAAGCTGCCTGAATGAGTTCCGCCGAGACGGATGA
- the csiR gene encoding DNA-binding transcriptional regulator CsiR: protein MTMDTPRQNLGISAYSWLKHDIIRGVFQPGEKLLMSRLKERYGLGIGPLREALSQLVAERLVVAISQRGYRVAPMSLAELSDLYDARAHLEGLLLKLAIERGDDSWEASILAKAHTLSKVMEVNSPDELLDVWDARHKAFHTAIVSGCRSPHLLQVRDSLFDQVERYRHLWLHETVFSDEALERKRQEHAALVEVILERQAARAADMMREHLMTPVPIITEVMTRRGLA from the coding sequence ATGACGATGGATACGCCACGCCAGAATCTTGGTATCAGCGCCTACAGCTGGCTCAAGCACGACATCATTCGCGGCGTGTTCCAGCCCGGCGAAAAGCTGTTGATGAGCCGGCTCAAGGAGCGCTATGGGCTAGGCATCGGCCCACTGCGCGAAGCCCTTTCCCAACTCGTTGCCGAGCGCCTGGTGGTGGCCATCAGCCAGCGTGGCTACCGGGTAGCCCCGATGTCGTTGGCCGAACTCAGCGATCTCTACGATGCACGCGCCCATCTCGAAGGGCTGTTGCTCAAGCTTGCCATCGAACGCGGCGACGACAGCTGGGAGGCCAGCATCCTGGCCAAGGCGCACACCCTGTCGAAGGTCATGGAAGTGAATTCTCCCGACGAACTGCTGGATGTCTGGGATGCACGGCACAAGGCCTTCCATACGGCGATCGTGAGCGGCTGCCGCTCACCTCATCTGCTACAGGTGCGCGACAGCCTGTTCGATCAGGTTGAGCGCTACCGACACCTGTGGCTGCACGAGACGGTATTCTCCGACGAGGCGCTGGAGCGCAAGCGTCAGGAGCATGCCGCCCTGGTCGAGGTGATACTCGAACGGCAGGCCGCACGCGCCGCCGACATGATGCGTGAGCACCTGATGACGCCGGTTCCGATCATCACCGAAGTGATGACCCGCCGCGGCCTGGCATGA
- a CDS encoding ABC-type transport auxiliary lipoprotein family protein: MRHRLPLTAVVVIVLSLVGCSLVPERTPVVLYELPARSLDPAPRPGERIEATLRLATPRASGLLDGSRILVVPLPNQPRAYEGVRWADGMPQLVRNRLFDAFQDDGRIAHLVHDDSAVSADMELLSDLRSFHSEYQDGLPVATLRLDVRLIDTRSQRVLANQRFVQRQRAESEAIPDVIDAFGTAADRLARELVDWTTAQMKQR; the protein is encoded by the coding sequence ATGAGGCATCGGCTGCCCCTGACTGCAGTCGTGGTAATCGTCCTGTCGCTGGTCGGCTGTAGTCTGGTGCCGGAACGCACCCCGGTCGTCCTGTATGAACTGCCCGCTCGCAGCCTCGATCCCGCACCTCGACCGGGCGAGCGAATCGAAGCGACACTGCGCCTGGCAACACCACGCGCCAGCGGCCTGCTCGATGGCTCGCGAATCCTCGTCGTGCCGTTGCCCAACCAGCCACGAGCCTACGAAGGCGTGCGTTGGGCTGACGGCATGCCGCAGCTCGTTCGCAACCGCCTGTTCGATGCCTTTCAGGACGATGGACGTATTGCGCACCTGGTGCATGACGACAGTGCCGTGTCAGCCGACATGGAGCTGCTCAGCGACCTGCGCAGCTTCCACAGCGAATACCAAGACGGCCTCCCCGTGGCAACGCTACGTCTCGACGTCAGGCTGATCGACACCCGCTCGCAGCGAGTCCTGGCCAACCAACGCTTCGTCCAACGACAGCGCGCGGAGAGCGAGGCCATCCCCGACGTGATCGACGCCTTCGGCACGGCGGCGGACAGGCTGGCACGTGAACTGGTCGACTGGACCACGGCGCAAATGAAGCAGCGCTGA
- a CDS encoding MlaD family protein: METRAHHVVIGLFVVMAVVGGTLFALWLNQSTRDQGYTQYEVLFNHGVSGLSEGNAVEYSGVRVGEVAGLRLDPDDPRNVLALIRVESQVPIRQDTRARLALTSITGSMSIQLQGGAPDSPLLVTRGDDQPPRIIADQSPLSAMLSNSEELLGSVNRVLSRLEAVLSEENVHNIERILANLELTTAQLASLGDAPGHLAGRLNELSQEAARALAEIRALANRTGGMLQGHAEGMLVDVRQVTTSLARTAQSLESLLEDNQGALESGLRGVQGLGPATLELRNTLSSLNRLMRRLEDNPRDFLLGRDRVEEFSP; encoded by the coding sequence ATGGAGACACGTGCACACCACGTCGTAATCGGCCTGTTCGTCGTGATGGCGGTCGTCGGTGGTACGCTGTTCGCCCTGTGGCTCAACCAGAGCACCCGCGACCAGGGCTACACCCAGTATGAGGTTCTCTTCAATCATGGTGTCAGCGGCCTGTCGGAGGGCAACGCCGTGGAGTACAGCGGCGTTCGGGTCGGCGAGGTCGCCGGCCTGCGCCTCGATCCCGACGATCCTCGCAACGTCCTGGCGTTGATTCGCGTCGAGAGCCAGGTGCCGATCCGTCAGGACACCCGCGCGCGCCTGGCCCTGACCAGCATCACCGGCAGCATGTCCATCCAGTTGCAGGGAGGCGCCCCGGACAGCCCTCTGCTGGTTACCCGAGGCGACGACCAGCCTCCACGCATCATCGCCGACCAGTCGCCGCTGAGTGCCATGCTCAGCAACAGCGAGGAGCTGCTGGGCAGCGTCAATCGCGTGCTCTCGCGGCTGGAGGCGGTGCTGTCGGAGGAAAACGTGCACAACATCGAACGAATACTGGCCAATCTGGAGCTCACCACGGCCCAGCTAGCCAGCCTCGGAGACGCACCTGGCCACCTGGCCGGACGCCTCAACGAACTGTCCCAGGAGGCTGCCCGAGCACTTGCCGAAATCCGTGCGCTGGCCAACCGAACCGGCGGCATGTTGCAGGGCCATGCGGAAGGCATGCTGGTGGACGTCCGCCAGGTCACTACCAGCCTGGCACGCACCGCCCAGAGTCTGGAGTCACTGCTGGAAGATAACCAGGGAGCACTGGAGAGCGGCCTGCGTGGCGTGCAGGGCCTGGGGCCGGCGACCCTGGAACTGCGCAACACGCTCTCATCGCTGAACCGTCTGATGCGGCGTCTGGAGGATAACCCGCGCGACTTCCTGCTGGGACGCGATCGTGTCGAGGAGTTCAGCCCATGA
- a CDS encoding ABC transporter ATP-binding protein: MKQTGEAIVVIRGLVNRFGSHVVHEGLDLDIRRGEILGVVGGSGTGKSVLLRSIVGLKRPDGGNIRVFGEDLQRLSPARRARIERRFGVLFQRGALFSSLNLQENVALPLIEHAGLSRTDAECLARVKLALAGLPPDFARLNPAELSGGMIKRAALARALALDPEVLFLDEPTAGLDPIGAAAFDRLLMTLRDALGFSVFLVTHDLDTLYSSCDRVAVIADKRVLVADSLPMVEATDDPWIRDYFHGPRGRAASQAAQRESSPQGEKR; encoded by the coding sequence GTGAAGCAGACGGGAGAAGCCATCGTCGTGATCCGCGGCCTGGTCAACCGCTTCGGCTCTCATGTGGTTCACGAAGGGCTCGACCTGGACATTCGGCGCGGTGAGATTCTTGGCGTGGTGGGCGGCTCCGGCACCGGCAAGTCGGTACTGTTGCGCAGCATCGTCGGGCTCAAGCGGCCTGACGGTGGCAACATCCGCGTCTTCGGCGAAGACTTGCAGCGCTTGTCTCCCGCCCGGCGAGCCCGGATCGAGCGCCGTTTCGGCGTGCTGTTCCAGCGCGGCGCCCTATTCTCCTCGCTCAACTTGCAGGAGAACGTGGCCCTGCCGTTGATCGAGCATGCCGGCTTGTCGCGTACCGACGCCGAATGCCTGGCGCGGGTCAAGCTGGCGCTCGCAGGGCTGCCGCCCGATTTTGCCCGACTCAACCCCGCGGAGCTTTCCGGCGGCATGATCAAGCGTGCCGCGCTCGCTCGTGCCCTGGCCCTCGACCCCGAGGTACTCTTCCTCGACGAGCCCACCGCTGGCCTCGACCCCATCGGCGCCGCCGCCTTCGACCGGTTGCTGATGACGCTACGCGATGCGCTGGGCTTCAGCGTCTTTCTGGTCACGCACGATCTCGATACGCTGTACTCGAGCTGCGACCGGGTTGCCGTGATCGCCGACAAACGAGTCCTGGTGGCCGATTCGTTGCCCATGGTAGAAGCCACCGACGACCCTTGGATACGCGACTATTTTCACGGTCCCAGGGGGCGGGCCGCCAGCCAGGCGGCACAACGCGAATCGTCACCACAGGGAGAGAAACGCTGA